One Culturomica massiliensis DNA window includes the following coding sequences:
- a CDS encoding flavin reductase family protein, producing MKKITLFPMILGIFLITSCMENSKKSDKVVFTQNEDSTSTTGWQSHYDRMEATDLPDNVIDLIGKQWMLVTAGNKSSYNTMTAAWGGVGYMWSRPSTFIVVRDSRHTYQFLQREESFTLSFFTEEYRGALRICGTKSGRDTDKVSEAGLTPLETPSGLMSFEEARMIIECKKMFVQEMDYTNLTQPYKEKIMEESYNNEPSKHQLFISEIINIWIKK from the coding sequence ATGAAAAAGATAACATTATTTCCAATGATTTTAGGTATATTTTTAATTACTTCATGTATGGAAAACAGTAAAAAATCAGACAAAGTAGTCTTCACACAGAATGAAGACAGCACGAGTACCACAGGTTGGCAATCTCATTATGACCGGATGGAAGCAACCGACCTTCCTGATAACGTAATAGACTTAATAGGTAAGCAATGGATGCTGGTGACAGCAGGAAATAAAAGTTCTTATAACACAATGACAGCAGCGTGGGGAGGGGTTGGCTATATGTGGAGCAGACCATCTACTTTTATTGTAGTTCGTGATTCAAGGCATACTTATCAATTTTTGCAACGAGAAGAAAGTTTTACACTCAGTTTTTTTACAGAAGAATATCGGGGAGCACTTCGGATTTGTGGAACAAAATCGGGACGAGATACTGATAAAGTGTCAGAAGCAGGGTTGACCCCATTGGAAACCCCTTCCGGACTAATGAGTTTTGAAGAGGCTCGAATGATTATAGAATGTAAGAAAATGTTCGTTCAAGAGATGGACTATACAAATTTGACTCAACCTTATAAAGAGAAAATTATGGAAGAATCTTATAACAACGAGCCTTCTAAACACCAACTCTTTATTTCAGAAATAATCAATATATGGATAAAGAAATAA
- a CDS encoding AraC family transcriptional regulator — protein MRKCSQFESLKIIDVIEEEYSCELHAQDHFEIIYIHYGCGDHFFNEVTIPYEKGDLFLLAPGDRHYFTVKTVTRFTYIKFTSSYFETYDRSHKSFSREITPTSIMEIQWLKEDKITVSEPCQTILKNIFENIILYNSTINVLRSSIVYYHILSIFGMIKEYIENRNIELKKKTPTNAHIAAYIQENISNRDCISIHMIANHFNISPSYFSTYFKRNFEISYKEYIEKMQLQLIKRRLETGEIKLKEIADEFGFTDVSHLSKFFKRHEGINPSAYKNVGK, from the coding sequence ATGAGAAAGTGCAGCCAGTTTGAATCATTAAAGATTATAGATGTAATTGAGGAAGAATATTCTTGCGAATTACATGCCCAAGATCATTTTGAAATCATCTATATTCATTATGGGTGTGGGGACCATTTTTTTAATGAAGTTACAATTCCATATGAAAAAGGGGATTTATTTCTGCTTGCACCCGGTGACCGCCATTATTTCACAGTAAAAACTGTAACGCGCTTTACCTATATTAAATTTACTTCAAGCTATTTTGAGACTTATGACCGCTCCCATAAGTCCTTTTCACGAGAAATAACTCCAACTTCCATCATGGAAATTCAATGGCTGAAAGAAGACAAGATAACGGTGAGTGAACCTTGCCAGACTATATTGAAGAATATTTTTGAGAATATTATCCTATATAATTCAACGATTAACGTACTTCGTTCGTCTATTGTGTATTATCATATTCTTTCCATTTTCGGAATGATAAAAGAATACATTGAGAACCGAAATATTGAATTAAAAAAGAAAACTCCAACTAATGCTCATATAGCAGCATACATTCAAGAGAATATATCTAACCGTGACTGTATTTCCATCCATATGATTGCTAATCATTTTAATATTTCGCCATCTTATTTCAGTACTTATTTCAAGCGGAATTTCGAGATAAGTTATAAAGAATATATCGAAAAGATGCAATTACAACTCATCAAGCGCAGATTAGAAACCGGAGAAATCAAGTTGAAAGAAATTGCGGATGAATTTGGTTTTACAGATGTAAGCCATTTATCCAAATTCTTTAAAAGGCATGAAGGTATTAATCCTTCTGCTTATAAAAACGTAGGAAAATAG